In Styela clava chromosome 6, kaStyClav1.hap1.2, whole genome shotgun sequence, the genomic window GGACCTTTTTGGGCATAGCGGTCAAAGGTCAACATCTACGCTGGCGAAAACTCCCGATGGGACTTAAGACCGCCGTGGCCCTCTTCTCAGCTAATATGCAAGCTTGCGTCGTAGAACCTATTACAGCTCTATATCGAAAACACATGAATAATTGCAAGCGGCTTGACGAGGTAAAGGCCTCACCTATAGAAGCATACATTGACGATATATTTCTGAGTACCAAAACTGTGGAGGATCATCTAATACTGCTTCAAATAACCTTTGAACAATTAGCTAAAATGAAATTAACGCTCAGCATAAACAAATGTTTTATCGGAAAAAGACGAATTAATCTACTTGGTGCGACATTGAGCGGTAAGAAAATAGAAGTACAACCAGAACGATTGAGGGCCTTGAAAGAATTGACTCCGCCGCGTAATGTATACGAATTAAGGGGTTGGATTGGAGCCCTACGCTACATTGCAGATCATATCCCGAAACTTAGCTTAAAACTGGCAAAATTTGATGCTCTAACAGGAAACGTTCCGGCTACGCGCGGAAGGGTTACACCAGTGTTATGGACTAAAGAACTATTGGAAGATTATAAAGTCGCTAGAGAGCAGCTGAATAGCGCGGAGGTCTTGTATCACATAAATCCTGATCTCCCGTTGTTTGTGGAAACAGATGCCTCCGAAAACGGGTTTGGAGcaattatatttcaaacaaacaaaGAAGAAGAACCGCCCTTTACCTCAGTCTACCCAATAGCATACTACAGCCAGAAGTGGAATACGCCTGCGGCAAGGGCATACGATCCCTGCACGAAGGAACTTAAGGCCCTAAAACAAACTTTGGATAAGTGGCTATCGATCTTACACACTATGCCCTTTACAGTTATAACAGATAACATGGGAGTTTTTGGCTTGCTAAAGCGAATGAAAGACAATGCAAAAAACCCCAGCCCGCGCATGCTAATTCAACGCTGGCTGAATCATATATCTGGGTTCCAAATAACTAAAGTAATACATCGAACTACAAGGGAGGTATTTACGTCAGATGGTTTGTCTCGTTCGTTCTGGCTTGAGATGGCATTCACGCCCAAAGAAACTGGCGCGTGGGCCATACCTGAAACGACAACGAAAAAAGAAGGGGAGAAGCTCGCTGCACgagagaaaaaagaaaaaattcaacGCGTCTTGATAGCTCATTGCAGACATACAGATTGTCCTGTCGCAAAGGAAGGTTTTCATTCTTGGCAGCATTTACAGGAAGTACTACAGGAACAGAGTGGCATTAACTGCGACGTAATGTACATCCAAGAGGTAATGCGAGATAGCGAAAGGGCTATTGTAACTAAGGATGGGCTAGCAGCAGCTTATGGGCACACGCGGGGAACGACGCcacaatacaatgaatatactGGTAATGAAACACTATATCATGTGACGCGCGTGGAAAACCTAAACTCTATATGGCAAATTGGGTTGGAATCGCGAGGACGAAAGTATATTCATCTCAGCAGAAAACCGAAATACAAGGTTCGAGGAAAACGGGTGGAAATTTCAGTTAAGCCAGCTGCGCTTAGAAAGGCAGGGTTCCTGATAATAAAAACACCTAATCCAAACGTGTTGCTATGCGAAGGACCTATCCCAAGGGACTTGATGAACGTCAGAACCCAATCTCTGAGGACGTCGCTTTAAACGATCAAAGTGTGTGATAACTAAACCGGACTACGTTGGAAGGTGAACTAGAGCCTTCGGATCTGGTATTGCAACGGCCAACGGGATTGCAGGATTGTGGTTTGAGTTGGTAAAGATGGAAATAGAGGCAAGGGAAACTGAGGAAGCAACTCTTTAGTCTGTTAGTATGCCTAAGCCAAAGAATGTACGTAAAACGTACCGGtcttaatactgtaatatgacCGTTATGCTGTAGGCCCTACCGGTGCCAGTACCGGTATTCCTCTCCCCTCGGACACTCTACCTATCGCCATCGTGCCATCTGTTCACTATATCTTGCAGGAATTGTATATATTTCTTTAGGCGATTCatgcaattttatatttataggtCAGTAGGTGAAGCAAACGCATGAATGGTTTTGTATAGACTACggtatttaatattcaagttcTGTTGAAATTGTAAGTTTGTTTTAGTGTTTTGATCACTGGAtcaattgattttttgcgtTCATCATGGCGACCCCCCAACCCAGGGAAGAAGGTCATGTTGGAGGAGGTCAAAAGCAGAGAAAAATGTCGACAAAAGGAGAATCGTTGTATGAAATGCTGGGAATAGAGAAAAAGGCAACAcaagatgaaataaaaaaggCATATCGTAAATTAGCATTGCGCTATCATCCTGACAAAAACCCAAATAATCCAGACGCAACAGAGAAATTCAAAGAAATAAATAGCGCTCATAAAATACTTCAGGTCGGTACTTGCAGACTTGTAAATTTAATTTCACCGTTAGGGCTTCTTTTGATTTATAGGTCAGTAGGTACAATAATGTCAGAatgtcaaatatatgaatattttttgtatgattGTTTGTATTTTAGAAGTTGAAACTGTAAGTGaaatttcatatatttgtaCCATAATATTCACATGAATGTCACTTCATCAGAATATCTGGCTCATACCATTTCATATACCAGTATACTGATATATTGATTAGTGCGGTAAATCCATTATTACATTGTCAATTAGTGTATCACCAGCAGATAGAATGAGGCTGGATTGAAACAAATTAATGCGCATGAAGGCCAAAGGTGATATAAAATTGTCATCCAATGGAATAAGATTTAAAACTTGTTTTTTGGACATCAAAACTTTATcaggtctcatgtagtttcgtacctaacatacttctagggggcgtagcatgacaattttttcacgtatcaatcctaacccccacctgactacaccatccaaaaattacgtcaacacgacgtcacagtgacgtaatagagcccttaaAACTATACGAACTACCATCCAAGACGcccaaacgagcacccgaaatcaaACAGGTATTTTTCTCGTTTtttcgtcgcaacgattccaataggagagagatcgataatgtcagtcagttctttatcgtcagcggcaatgccatttcgggcgattgtacgtaTATTTGCACATATGTACGTACGTatagcaagctctatgacggGATTgcgatgtcgtagtgacgtatttttggatggcatagacagatgggggttaggattgacatatcaaaaaattgttatgctacgcccactagaagtatgttaggtacgaaactacacgagacccactTTATCGACTTGTTATAATACAGCAAATTATGGTCTCCTCTCTAGTTACCAGTCTAGATTTGATACAGGaatgattgaataaaattttgtttttcattcttCCTGGGAATCAAGTTTCTAATTACAGATTTGAATAATTCACTTTTTAGGATGAAAAGAAACGAGAAATATATGATCAATATGGTTCTATGGGATTATATATTGCAGAACAAATTGGAGAAGATAACGTAAAAACATATTTTGCATTGCAGTCACCTTGGGCAAAGGTAAGACTCATGTAGGACACGTTAAACAGTTGTTTCAAACATAGATATATTCTTATCACTGACTAGGCAACTTAATAGAGCAAAACTTTTCCATGATACTCTCCATGTTCATCCAATCTATGTACTGTgtagtttaatgaatttcagcAAGGCATTATGGTGTTTGTCATCACTTATCAATAATCGAATATATGATGATGTGATATTTGTCCTCATAGTCTCAAATGTCTTTAGTGTTGCCGgtaaatttttcttcattaCAGGCACCAATATATTAATACCTATCCCATTATACTATTTGCATTATAAGCTATAGTAAGTTTGCAAAAATGTGGGTATACAAGTATATGTAGAAAGTGTACGAAGAGAACAAATCAAGGCATAGCAACATTCTTATAAAccattttttttccaatttcctgTAATATGATACGTAAATTTACACGAAGTATATTAGCGATGATTCATTGGGAATTGAAAATTTAACAAGGAAT contains:
- the LOC120330714 gene encoding dnaJ homolog subfamily C member 5-like isoform X1, with amino-acid sequence MATPQPREEGHVGGGQKQRKMSTKGESLYEMLGIEKKATQDEIKKAYRKLALRYHPDKNPNNPDATEKFKEINSAHKILQDEKKREIYDQYGSMGLYIAEQIGEDNVKTYFALQSPWAKGLAFFCCLITCCCFCCCCCFCCNCCCGKCKPDIDEDAEFIPAEDLEDDSENDPPVTMQPGGATQESADNSTAIPLPMGTEGFQSSNEKAPLTTNAAQTSYNGIE
- the LOC120330714 gene encoding dnaJ homolog subfamily C member 5-like isoform X3; the protein is MATPQPREEGHVGGGQKQRKMSTKGESLYEMLGIEKKATQDEIKKAYRKLALRYHPDKNPNNPDATEKFKEINSAHKILQDEKKREIYDQYGSMGLYIAEQIGEDNVKTYFALQSPWAKGLAFFCCLITCCCFCCCCCFCCNCCCGKCKPDIDEDAEFIPAEDLEDGRRSYPDNLDRSGTEPVTSQPIVLGPPETGT
- the LOC120330714 gene encoding dnaJ homolog subfamily C member 5-like isoform X2: MATPQPREEGHVGGGQKQRKMSTKGESLYEMLGIEKKATQDEIKKAYRKLALRYHPDKNPNNPDATEKFKEINSAHKILQDEKKREIYDQYGSMGLYIAEQIGEDNVKTYFALQSPWAKGLAFFCCLITCCCFCCCCCFCCNCCCGKCKPDIDEDAEFIPAEDLEDVLELLKHENMSDNTSEQGRRSYPDNLDRSGTEPVTSQPIVLGPPETGT